From Heteronotia binoei isolate CCM8104 ecotype False Entrance Well chromosome 12, APGP_CSIRO_Hbin_v1, whole genome shotgun sequence, the proteins below share one genomic window:
- the PCSK7 gene encoding proprotein convertase subtilisin/kexin type 7, protein MLPRSGEEPSWSTVMETVLWAHTCLWLIPAWLPLLAPSGFVGGAAEPCGAAGPPGELRWAVRLTAPQGSSEEELDRQAEELAQAAGLVNVGRIGELRGHYLFGYQPGDRGETGLEEVQQLAEAAFAQHNRVTWHAEQQLLKRSKRSLRFNDPKYPQQWHLSNRKSPGMDINVTGVWERNVTGQGVTVVVVDDGVQHTIKDIQPNYSPEGSYDLNSNDPDPMPHPDEENGNHHGTRCAGEIAAVSNNSFCAVGVAYGSRIAGIRVLDGPLTDSMEAIAFNKHYQINDIYSCSWGPDDDGKTVDGPHQLGKAALQHGVIAGRRGFGSIFVVASGNGGQHNDNCNYDGYANSIYTVTIGAVDEMGYMPFYAEECASMLAVTFSGGDKLMRSIATTDWDLQRGTTGCTEGHTGTSAAAPLAAGMIALMLQVRPCLTWRDVQHIVVFTATKYEDHRAQWDTNQAGLSHSHQHGFGLLNAWRLVNAATVWESVPYLASYVSPVLKESKAIPLAPQRLEVTWNVTGADLELSGMRTLEHVAVTVSITHPRRGNLEIRLLCPSGMESLIGTARSMDSDPNGFVDWTFSTVRCWGEEAQGTYQLVIHDIGDETRPGVLQQWQLALYGSSLSLAEIKERQRLLEEAMSGRFLDAGFSLPCPPGLTISEQEPYPIPTNTLKTLMLLGCFAIFWTLYYTLEVFLTRNKVALDLAACSSARGCSWSKGRAASSLEDGTEMEETVPLCMEEDMEVETEMEQLPAGQEGHKGPWSCQSPRRGEAC, encoded by the exons ATGCTACCCCGGAGCGGGGAGGAGCCGTCATGGAGCACCGTGATGGAGACTGTGCTGTGGGCCCACACCTGCCTCTGGCTAATCCCGGCCTGGCTCCCTTTGCTGGCGCCCAGTGGATTTGTGGGTGGGGCAGCAGAACCTTGTGGGGCCGCCGGACCGCCTGGGGAGCTGAGGTGGGCAGTGCGCTTGACCGCTCCCCAGGGGTCTTCTGAGGAGGAGCTGGACAGGCAGGCCGAGGAGCTGGCCCAGGCGGCCGGCCTGGTGAACGTCGGCCGCATTGGAGAGCTGAGGGGCCACTACCTCTTTGGCTACCAGCCAGGAGACCGTGGGGAGACAGGCCTGGAGGAGGTCCAGCAGCTGGCAGAAGCCGCGTTTGCGCAGCACAACCGGGTGACGTGGCACGCTGAGCAGCAGCTCCTCAAGAGGTCCAAGCGCAGCCTGCGCTTCAATGACCCCAAGTACCCCCAGCAGTGGCACCTG AGCAATCGCAAGAGTCCAGGGATGGACATCAATGTGACCGGCGTGTGGGAGAGAAACGTGACCGGCCAAGGGGtgacggtggtggtggtggatgatGGGGTGCAGCACACGATTAAGGACATCCAGCCCAACTAC AGCCCTGAAGGCAGTTATGACTTGAATTCCAACGACCCTGATCCCATGCCCCACCCTGATGAGGAAAATGGGAACCACCATGGGACCCGATGTGCTGGAGAAATCGCAGCCGTCTCCAACAACAGCTTCTGTGCTGTGGGGGTTGCCTACGGGAGCCGGATTGCAG GGATCCGggttctggatgggccacttaCAGACAGCATGGAGGCGATTGCTTTCAACAAGCACTATCAGATTAATGACATCTACAGCTGCAG CTGGGGTCCAGATGATGATGGCAAAACCGTGGATGGGCCTCACCAGCTTGGAAAG GCTGCCTTGCAGCATGGCGTGATCGCCGGCCGGCGGGGGTTCGGCAGCATTTTTGTGGTGGCCAGTGGCAACGGAGGACAGCACAATGACAACTGCAACTACGACGGCTATGCCAACTCCATTTACACCGTCACCATTG gcGCAGTGGACGAGATGGGCTACATGCCCTTCTATGCGGAGGAGTGTGCCTCGATGCTGGCTGTCACCTTCAGTGGGGGCGACAAGCTGATGAGGAGCATT GCCACAACTGACTGGGATTTGCAGCGAGGCACGACTGGCTGCACGGAGGGCCACACGGGCACCTCTGCTGCGGCCCCTCTGGCGGCTGGCATGATTGCCCTCATGCTACAGGTGCGCCCCTGCCTCACCTGGCGGGACGTCCAGCACATCGTTGTCTTCACGGCCACCAAG TATGAAGACCACCGGGCCCAGTGGGACACCAACCAGGCCGGCCTGAGCCACAGTCACCAACACGGGTTCGGCTTGCTCAACGCCTGGAGGCTGGTGAATGCTGCCACG GTCTGGGAATCTGTCCCTTACCTGGCCTCCTACGTCAGCCCAGTCTTGAAGGAGAGCAAGGCCATCCCTTTGGCGCCCCAGCGGCTGGAAGTCACCTGGAACG tcacAGGAGCTGACCTGGAGCTGTCCGGGATGAGAACCTTGGAGCATGTGGCAGTGACGGTCAGCATCACCCACCCTCGCCGGGGCAACCTGGAGATCCGCCTCCTCTGCCCCAGCGGCATGGAGTCTTTGATCGGGACAGCGAGGAGTATGGACTC AGACCCCAACGGCTTTGTGGACTGGACCTTCTCTACGGTGCGCTGCTGGGGGGAGGAGGCCCAGGGCACTTACCAGCTGGTGATCCACGATATTG GGGACGAGACGCGCCCAGGGGTGCTGCAACAGTGGCAGCTGGCGCTCTACGGGTCCTCCTTGTCCCTGGCTGAGATCAAGGAGCGGCAGAG GCTGCTCGAGGAGGCGATGAGCGGCCGCTTCCTGGATGCCGGGTTCTCCTTGCCCTGCCCGCCTGGCTTGACGATCTCGGAGCAGGAGCCCTACCCCATCCCTACCAACACCCTCAAG ACTCTGATGTTGCTGGGCtgctttgccatcttctggacccTCTACTACACGCTGGAGGTGTTTCTGACCCGCAACAAGGTGGCCTTGGACCTCGCCGCCTGCAGCAGTGCCCGTGGATGCTCATGGTCCAAAGGCAGGGCAGCCTCAAGTCTGGAGGACGGGACAGAGATGGAGGAAACCGTCCCCCTGTGCATGGAGGAGGACATGGAGGTGGAGACTGAGATGGAGCAGCTCCCGGCCGGCCAGGAGGGGCACAAGGGCCCCTGGAGCTGCCAAAGCCCCAGGCGAGGAGAGGCTTGCTGA
- the TAGLN gene encoding transgelin, whose product MANKGPSFGLSRDVQAKIEKKYDDELEERLVEWVVAQCGTEVGRPDRGRLGFQVWLKNGIVLGKLMNTLHPSGSKPIKIPDSPPSMVFKQMEQIAQFLKAAEDYGVVKTDIFQTVDLFEAKDMAAVQRTLVALGSLAVTKNDGHYQGDPSWFMKKAQENKRDFTPTQLKEGKNVIGLQMGSNQGASQAGMTGYGRPRQIIG is encoded by the exons ATGGCCAACAAGGGTCCCTCCTTCGGCCTGAGCAGAGATGTCCAGGCCAAGATTGAGAAGAAGTATGACGATGAGCTGGAGGAGCGGCTGGTCGAGTGGGTCGTGGCCCAGTGTGGGACGGAAGTGGGGCGCCCCGACCGGGGCAGGCTGGGCTTCCAGGTCTGGCTGAAGAACGGCATT GTGCTGGGCAAGCTCATGAACACCCTCCACCCCTCCGGTTCGAAGCCCATCAAGATCCCAGACTCCCCCCCCAGCATGGTCTTCAAGCAGATGGAGCAGATTGCGCAGTTCCTGAAGGCAGCCGAGGATTATGGGGTGGTGAAGACGGACATCTTCCAGACAGTCGACCTCtttgaag CTAAGGACATGGCTGCTGTCCAGAGGACGTTGGTAGCCTTAGGCAGCCTGGCGGTGACCAAGAACGACGGGCACTACCAGGGCGACCCCTCCTGGTTCATGAA GAAAGCTCAGGAGAACAAGCGGGACTTCACCCCCACGCAGCTGAAGGAAGGCAAGAACGTGATCGGCCTGCAAATGGGCTCCAACCAGGGGGCCTCGCAGGCGGGCATGACCGGCTATGGCCGACCCCGGCAGATCATCGGCTAA